The Bacillus sp. 2205SS5-2 sequence CTATGAGGTAGATATCCAAAAATCAAAACCAGCTTAAATCAAGTAATGGTGCCATAGCCAATCTTTAAAAATGGTCATTCCATTTTAGGGAGGGTGCTTTTTTGTGTCAAAATCAGCATCAAAACCCATTTTCGTATAAAAAGAACCTTAGGAAAAGATCACGAAGTCATACTACTCAAGGGTTCTATTCCGATTCGATAAGCAGTAATCTTAGCGAAAACAGCCTTTAACAATGTTCTTCAAACGCGGATGTTAAATTCTCAATAATCTCCTCGAGGGCATGGTTTTCAATTTCTTCTCGAGGAATAAAATGAACCACTTCTGCTCCTTTTAGCAACGCCATAGATGGAGAAGAAGGTTCTTGATTAGTGAAAAATTCTCTCATTGCTGCGGTCGCTTCTTTGTCTTGACCAGCAAACACCGTCGCCAAGCGGTTGGGTTGTTTGTTGCTTTGAAGAACGGCTTGTGTTGCAGCCGGACGAGCAAGGCCTGCTGCACATCCACAAACAGAGTTAATGACAACGAGGGTTGAGTTGTCATCCTCC is a genomic window containing:
- a CDS encoding BrxA/BrxB family bacilliredoxin gives rise to the protein MSNAYEEYMKQIVVPMREELTRAGFEELTTEEEVKSFMKEDDNSTLVVINSVCGCAAGLARPAATQAVLQSNKQPNRLATVFAGQDKEATAAMREFFTNQEPSSPSMALLKGAEVVHFIPREEIENHALEEIIENLTSAFEEHC